CCGGACCATGAAGTTCATGGATTACGGCAAGATGGCCGCGACCTTCGTGAACCTGGGAACAAATAAGGCTGCCCGGATATTTGCAAAAGACGATTCCCGTGTCTTGGCGAAGAACTATTTCCCCCATATCGAAAACAAGTACGCGGCGCAGCTCGAAGCGTACAAGATCATGAGCGATGAAGAGCTTTTTACTGTTATGCAGGTTCGCGTAAGGATAAGACCCGAGGACATGCCGGGCAGGCCGACGAGAAGAGTCGTGTGTGAATCATGTAGGGAACAGGTGCAGGACGGGAGAGAATTGCGCCGCGATGGAAGGACTTTATGCAGGCCCTGCGCTGATAAGGGGTATTATGAACCTATTTTTTAATCCCCCGCTATGCATAATGGGCATAGCGGACAAAATTATCATATATTCCAACGGCAGTGTTGCACAGACAGGGACACCAAAGGAAGTATTCACCAATCCCGCATGCAAAGAAGTCGAACAACTCATCAACACGCGAGCGAGGTTGCTGCAGTCTTTGGAATCCGTTCCATGTATAGTCAAATTTTAGCGGTGCGGCTTGCTGAATGTAGGTGTTATCTGCAATCGCTGCACACCATCCTGCCCTACAATAACCTTTCCCGTAGGCCAAATTTCTCCCACATGGACACACCTGTCGCT
The sequence above is drawn from the Nitrospirota bacterium genome and encodes:
- a CDS encoding FmdE family protein, with translation MISISYYGIRQHTRPPCATDAVQSVTGCSLGHRTMKFMDYGKMAATFVNLGTNKAARIFAKDDSRVLAKNYFPHIENKYAAQLEAYKIMSDEELFTVMQVRVRIRPEDMPGRPTRRVVCESCREQVQDGRELRRDGRTLCRPCADKGYYEPIF